CAAGGTAAAGACATTATTCGTTCATCCAGTACACCTTAGGCCTCAGAAGTGAAGAGCCATGATAGGAAGGAAAAAACTTGGAGAGAGATATATAACAATAGCCGAAGCCAAAGAGATACTAAAAAAGAGATATGAAGAAGGAATAAAAGCTGGGATAGAGGAACCATTGTTCTATGAGGCAAGGCTTGCATTGGAGCATGCAGAGAAATTCGCCAAACTTCCAGCTGAAAAGGCAAGAGAGGCAGTTGAAGAACTGCTATCATCTTTTGAGTGGATGACCGACAGGATAGCAGGGAAGATCGTTGATATCATGCCAGAAGATAACTTTGACTTAAGGGTGATATTTGCCAAAGAAGAACATCAGCCAACCCCTGAAGAAATGAAGAAGATCCTCGAGATACTCGATAAATATAGGGAATAGTGGAATTCCTCTCAGTTCTTTTTCCATATTTCCCTCATTCTTGCCATGAATGAAAACCGTTTTATAGGACTTCTTTTCAAAAATAAATCGGTGAAGTTAATGAACGTTTTCGAAATAGACCTCGAAGTTCCCTATGATAAAAAAGGTGAGGTAATAAGGAAGTTAGCTTACATGGTAAGGGGGAAGGTAAAGAAGGCTAAACTACTTCCCCCAGACATGTTTGGTCGCAGTAGAATTATATTAGACTTGGAAATAGACAAGAAGACTATGGGAAATATAATTAATGAGATAAAAAGCCTAAGCCATTAGGATATTTTCGAGAACCTTTACTGCCTCAATGATTCTTTTTTCAGGCTTTTCTTCGGTCTTTGGAAGCTCAAGGTTTATGACGACTCTCTCTTCCCTTCCCTCCTCATCAACTTCATACACGTCCAATTCCTCTATATCGACACTTTCAAAGAATGACTCCAACTCAGGAGCCAGGAGCTTCTTGTTCTTTCCGTAGACTTCCACTCTCACTATATCATCCTTTGAAGAGACCATTATTGCAACCTCATAATCTCCAATCTTCTTTATGAACCTCACAACCTCTCCGTATCCCATCGGTTCCTCTTTGAAGCCCATCTCAATTAAGGTCTTCCTAATCCTCTCTATCTTGCTCTTCATTTTCCTAAGCAATCTCTCTCTCAGGCTAGCACTCTCTTCAAGGGCCTTCTTAATTGCCTCACCAACCTCACTTATCTCTCCTTCCCATATTCCAACAAGCTTAATTCCAGAGCTAGTCGCCCTTATCTCAAGCTTAATTTCCTTCGTGTTAAACTCTGAGAGGTCATCAATTTTAAGCTCACCAAGACGAAGAATCTCAAACTCAAGTCTCACAAATTTTCCAAAAGTACTCCCCTTAAATTTCACGGGGATCACCTAATGATGGGGGATGTTGAGGATTTAAAAATGTTGCTAGCCTAGGGATAAAAGGTGAGTAATGTGAAAATTGGAAAAGTTGAGAGTTATATTCATGAAAGACTTGAAAAGAAAAAGCTTCACTTCGTTCTAATAGATCCCGATGACACATCTCCAGAACTTGCTGGTAAGTTATCAAAACTTTGCGAAGAGATTGGAATTGATGCAATAATGGTTGGAGGTTCAACGGGAGCCGAAGGGGAAATACTTGATGATGTAGTTAAGGCAATAAAGGAGAACTCATCCCTGCCAGTTATACTGTTTCCTGGATCTCATGTAGGAGTAAGCAAATATGCCGATGCAATATTTTTCATGAGCCTTCTAAACTCCAGAAATCCATTCTTCATAACAGGAGCTCAAGCTCTTGGGGCCTTTACAGTAAAGAAATACGGCATAGAACCAATTCCAATGGCCTATATAATAGTTGAACCGGGAGAAACCGTTGGATGGGTAGGAGATGCAAAGCCAATTCCTAGACATAAGCCAAAACTTGCAGCAGCCTATGCACTGGCAGGTCAGTACCTTGGAATGAGACTCGTCTACTTAGAGGCCGGTAGCGGAGCTCCCGAGCCAGTCCCTCCGGAAATGGTCAGGACTGTAAAGCTAACAATAGAGATTCCCTTAATAGTAGGGGGAGGAATAAAGACTGGAGAGCAGGTAAGAGAATTAACTAGGGCAGGCGCAGATATAATAGTAACTGGAACGGCAATAGAATCAGCAAGAAGTTTAGAAGAGGCAAGAAAAAGGCTTGAAAACTTAAGAAAGGGCCTATAATGAGGCCCAAATTTCACTGCCTTCCCTTAAATATCTCTCAAGCAATTTTCCAACAGGAGAGTTCTTCGAGACCTTAACAACTCCCTTCTTACTTGGTGTTGCCGTAAAGACATAGTCATTCCCAGCGTAGAATCTCAGGGGTTTCCTTGAGTAGTCAGGGGAGACCCTGAGGACTATACTCTTCTTCTTTTCTTCAACTTCAACTGGAATCCTTTCTTTGGCTTCAGGAGCTTTTTCGCTTAGATTTTTAACTTCTATGCTTATTCCAAGCCTCTTTTCCAATTCCTGTATTCTCTTACCCTTCTTTCCTATTATTAGAGGAATGTCAAATTCATCAGCATAGACAATGGCCTTATGAGGACTAACTATCTCGACCTCAGTGTAGACATCCGGCAGGAACTTCTGAATCTCTTGCTTCAATTTCTTTTCCGCTAGTTTCAATGCAGGTGCCTTCTCTTCCTTCTTAATTGGAACAACGCTTATCTCCTCTCCAAATGTGTAGATCTCATACTCAAGTTGGCCTGTTTCAAAATCCCTGACCTCTATTACTGGCCTAGCAAGGTCTTCCTCCTTCATTCCAGTGGGCACTTTGACCTTGTACTCCAACGTTAAAACCTTGGCCACCCTACCTCCCTTGATAAATATTACGGTATCCACTATCTGGGGT
The window above is part of the Pyrococcus sp. NA2 genome. Proteins encoded here:
- a CDS encoding geranylgeranylglyceryl/heptaprenylglyceryl phosphate synthase, with amino-acid sequence MKIGKVESYIHERLEKKKLHFVLIDPDDTSPELAGKLSKLCEEIGIDAIMVGGSTGAEGEILDDVVKAIKENSSLPVILFPGSHVGVSKYADAIFFMSLLNSRNPFFITGAQALGAFTVKKYGIEPIPMAYIIVEPGETVGWVGDAKPIPRHKPKLAAAYALAGQYLGMRLVYLEAGSGAPEPVPPEMVRTVKLTIEIPLIVGGGIKTGEQVRELTRAGADIIVTGTAIESARSLEEARKRLENLRKGL
- a CDS encoding RNA polymerase Rpb4 family protein; amino-acid sequence: MIGRKKLGERYITIAEAKEILKKRYEEGIKAGIEEPLFYEARLALEHAEKFAKLPAEKAREAVEELLSSFEWMTDRIAGKIVDIMPEDNFDLRVIFAKEEHQPTPEEMKKILEILDKYRE